A region of Vespula vulgaris chromosome 1, iyVesVulg1.1, whole genome shotgun sequence DNA encodes the following proteins:
- the LOC127065740 gene encoding lymphocyte expansion molecule-like: MRCDHGTITFKLCRCSCKWRCKCLIPRKKKPPPPFNRATSRDTKIGLHPKLYTHYSHAPSVGRYNVLPIKTKGQAISWKRELETKQFSESLGGRYLKSRLIQKDLMITGRGPGTHEIEQWPENVLNKPCKSIHEDVGFGTVPRFKSVYSKTPGPGYLKVHNPYYYLELNRLKGFSSLPTFEYDGLMPRFKDIQRDHSLPCNIYNVKDSKSIEAVLNKVIGKRGPYDLFTGPRDETTLKGYMSKKIEDYRGWPLSLPGEIDKLLHKSNYYKGRITTCPRFPKISGLRMALKDINMCYKDPNDPGPGYYNPSSPRKPKNRMNYPFDSNIENVRPIMQDVGYPGPGRYKIKEVKRIKGNGWTWIFKSKEPRTIGAILPKPYSNF; this comes from the exons ATGCGGTGTGACCACGGTACCATAACTTTTAAACTCTGTCGTTGCTCTTGCAAATGGCGATGCAAATGTTTGATACCCCGTAAGAAAAAACCTCCGCCGCCGTTTAACAGGGCAACAAGCAGAGATACCAAAATTGGTTTACATCCAAAATTGTATACCCATTATTCGCATGCACCGTCGGTTGGTCGATACAATGTTTTGCCGATCAAAACTAAAGGACAAGCAATAAG TTGGAAGAGAGAGTTGGAAACGAAACAATTTTCTGAGAGCTTGGGTGGTCGTTATTTGAAATCACGCTTAATTCAAAAAGATTTGATGATCACAGGACGTGGTCCAGGAACTCACGAGATAGAGCAATGGCCCGAGAACGTTCTGAATAAACCTTGCAAGAGCATACACGAAGATGTCGGTTTTGGCACTGTTCCACGTTTCAAAAGTGTTTACTCTAAGACACCTGGTCCAG GATACCTTAAAGTACATaatccttattattatttggagCTGAATAGATTGAAAGGTTTTTCCTCCTTACCAACCTTTGAATACGATGGTCTTATGCCAAGATTTAAAGATATTCAAAGAGACCACTCTTTGCCATGTAACAT ATATAATGTGAAAGATTCGAAATCCATTGAAGCTGTTTTAAACAAAGTTATTGGAAAAAGAGGGCCGTACGATTTATTTACAG GACCAAGGGATGAAACTACGTTGAAGGGATATATGAGTAAGAAAATAGAGGATTATCGAGGTTGGCCGCTAAGTTTGCCCGGTGAAATAGACAAACTTTTACACAAATCGAATTATTACAAGGGACGTATCACGACATGTCCAAg ATTTCCGAAGATCAGTGGATTGAGGATGgcattaaaagatattaacatGTGTTACAAGGATCCAAATGATCCTGGGCCTGGCTATTACAATCCTTCCTCACCTCGAAAACCTAAAAACAGAATGAATTATCCTTTCGATAGTAACATCGAAAACGTTCGACCGATCATGCAAGACGTTGGATATCCTGGACCAGGAAGatacaaaattaaagaagTTAAACGTATCAAAGGGAATGGATGGACCTGGATCTTTAAAAGCAAAGAACCTAGAACTATAGGTGCCATCCTCCCTAAACCTTACAGCAATTTTTGA
- the LOC127065706 gene encoding uncharacterized protein LOC127065706: MWAEATGLQIHLDPSYIDLGIVVMDFGIYQQNFNIINTGRSSIEVSMSIPRSLKNQIFLYPRSTLIQPESINTISVRFIPESNIIKKSRRYYNSISNVLEVPIHVKSMSADAINASPLILKVLSTLTTCHALILEPSHVELGRVFTHESVLAELTLTNVSLLVQEYGFVNLPSFMEIQPNYGFGKILPGESIPLHLIYSPFSIDIPGNELGVNGLEGERSFLVQVVTITELAGRGKELETDKLKNPYVRKSKQFRMGSGLPFKTKIVDGNECRMLRKKNLKDLKKEFHRRCDITEDINDEYEQTSFKEENTSSAVSKLDRKMDKRIEKNVIKVSVYIVDTYCELSEQILEFPGTPCGCFSIISIELRAFNMASYPNCSCNVLKKDQSKEFTARYEFRCSSRQMSIVPASGRLRSNDLVVIKFIFEPKLSKYAVTKRTQELKASMIAKELETEKLTNIEKKSTRKEKLPAKTRRQKRSKDNEVEETDRTKKEKENLKISSNDLFLGECDLLENFEAYSTTIDVACSIEIETADGISREETLFAKLYCPVIKPAIIILNTTREISFEPTIIGSSSRKFLSVKNISDREVKVRVTLLNPLGPFFMPPGKTLEIGSVLTLPITYRPTEEDPSRVQEFFEVAAVGTRTSWLMAVSGEAVTPS, encoded by the exons ATGTGGGCAGAAGCAACAGGTCTACAGATCCATTTAGATCCATCTTATATAGATCTAGGGATTGTCGTGATGGATTTTGGAATATATCAACAGAACTTTAACATTATCAATACTG GGCGATCGAGCATCGAAGTGTCGATGAGTATACCAAGATctcttaaaaatcaaatatttttatatccacGATCGACTTTAATCCAGCCTGAATCGATTAACACAATCAGTGTTAGATTTATTCCTgaatctaatataataaaaaaatcgagaag atactATAATTCTATATCTAACGTATTGGAAGTGCCAATACATGTAAAATCAATGTCAGCGGACGCCATTAATGCATCACCATTGATTTTGAAAGTTCTCAGTACGCTTACAACTTGTCATGCTTTGATATTAG aaccGAGTCACGTAGAGTTAGGTCGAGTGTTTACTCACGAATCAGTACTCGCAGAGTTGACACTGACAAACGTTTCCCTGCTAGTTCAAGAATACGGTTTTGTAAATTTACCATCATTCATGGAGATACAGCCGAACTATGGTTTTGGTAAAATCTTACCTGGCGAGAGTATACCCCTTCATCTGATTTATTCACCATTTTCAATAGACATTCCTGGAAATGAATTAGGTGTCAATGGTTTGGAGGGAGAACGAAG TTTTCTTGTACAAGTTGTGACGATCACCGAGCTCGCTGGACGTGGGAAAGAATTGGAGACTGACAAGCTGAAAAATCCTTACGTTAGAAAATCAAAACAATTTCGGATGGGTTCGGGATTAccatttaaaacaaaaatcgtCGATGGAAATGAATGTCGAATGTTACGGAAGAAAAACTTGAAGGatctgaaaaaagaatttcatcgTCGTTGTGATATCACTGAAGACATTAATGATGAATATGAACAAACTTCgtttaaagaagaaa ATACATCTAGTGCAGTTTCTAAGCTCGATCGTAAAATGGACAAGAGAATTGAGAAAAATGTGATCAAAGTCTCGGTCTATATCGTCGATACATATTGCGAATTGAGCGAACAAATTTTAGAATTTCCAGGGACTCCTTGTGGTTGCTTTTCCATA ATCAGCATCGAGTTGCGGGCCTTCAACATGGCATCTTATCCAAATTGCAGTTGTAATGTATTGAAGAAGGATCAATCGAAAGAGTTTACAGCTCGTTACGAATTTAGGTGTTCGTCCCGTCAAATGAGCATCGTCCCAGCGAGTGGACGTTTACGAAGTAACGATCTCGTCgtgatcaaatttattttcgagcCAAAGTTATCGAAATATGCCGTAACGAAGAGAACTCAAGAGTTGAAGGCTTCTATGATTGCGAAGGAATTGGAAACGGAAAAGTTGAcgaacattgaaaaaaaatctacgagaaaagaaaaattgcctg CTAAGACGCGTAGGCAGAAACGATCAAAGGACAACGAAGTAGAAGAAACCGATcgaacgaagaaggagaaagaaaacttaaAAATCTCAAGCAACGATTTGTTTTTAGGAGAATGCGATCTTTTGGAAAATTTCGAGGCATACTCAACAACGATAGACGTCGCCTGTTCGATAGAAATCGAAACGGCAGACGGTATTTCAAGAGAAGAAACTCTCTTTGCTAAACTTTATTGTCCTGTAATCAAACCGGCTATAATCATTTTGAATACTACACGTGAAATAAGTTTCGAACCAACGATCATCGGCTCGTCGTCGAGGAAGTTTTTATCAGTGAAAAATATCTCCGACAG agaGGTAAAAGTACGGGTGACTTTGCTCAATCCATTGGGACCATTTTTTATGCCACCTGGGAAAACTCTTGAAATTGGATCGGTTTTAACACTTCCGATCACTTATCGGCCAACTGAGGAGGATCCTTCACGA GTACAGGAGTTCTTTGAAGTTGCCGCTGTCGGAACTAGAACGTCATGGTTAATGGCCGTCTCAGGAGAGGCAGTAACACCATCCTGA